In Miscanthus floridulus cultivar M001 chromosome 5, ASM1932011v1, whole genome shotgun sequence, one genomic interval encodes:
- the LOC136452524 gene encoding mitochondrial import receptor subunit TOM7-1-like: protein MASRPSLKSKPKGKGGKKGAAADEDATAAATTVRLVKEWTTWTMKKAKVVAHYGFIPLVIVIGMNSEPKPSVFQLLSPV, encoded by the coding sequence ATGGCCTCGCGTCCGTCGCTGAAGTCGAAGCCCAAGGGCAAGGGCGGGAAGAagggcgccgccgccgacgaggaCGCCACCGCGGCGGCGACCACGGTGCGGCTCGTGAAGGAGTGGACCACGTGGACGATGAAGAAGGCCAAGGTGGTGGCGCACTACGGCTTCATCCCGCTCGTCATCGTCATCGGCATGAACTCCGAGCCCAAGCCCTCCGTCTTCCAGCTCCTCTCCCCCGTCTGA
- the LOC136450182 gene encoding beta-adaptin-like protein A — MAPTVPSAAKSVSPSQPSGKSEVADLKQQLRQLAGSRAPDADDQRRDVFKRVISCMTAGIDVSAAFGEMVLCSATSDVVTKKMCYLYVGAHARAHPDLALLTINFLQRDCRDQDPTIRGLALRSLCSHRVPNLVEYLVTPLTTGLKDPSAYVRMIAAVGAAKLYHISATACIDADLPASLKALMLSDPDAQVVANCLHALQEIWTLEAANSEAAAREIETLYSKPVVFYLLNKIKEFSEWAQCIVLELASKFLPSDNNEIFDIMNLLEDRLHHANGAVVLATIKVFLHLTMSMTDVHQQVYERIKAPLLTLVGAGSPEQSYSVLCHLHLLVMRAPMLFSSDYKSFYCQFSDPSYVKKLKLEMLTAIANENNTYEIVTELCEYAGNVDVPIARESIRAVGKIALQQYDVNAIVDRLLQFLEMDKDYVTAETLVLVKDLLRKYPQWSHDCIAVVGNISSKNIQEPKGKAALIWMLGEYSQDMHDAPYILESLVENWDEEHSPEVRLHLLTAVMKCFFKRPPETQKALGATLAAGLSDTHQDVHDRALFYYRLLQYNPNVAERVVNPPKQAVSVFADTQSSEIKDRIFDEFNSLSVVYQKPSYMFTDKEHRGPFEYSEDLTSLTVGADDPENVISAQRYQENDNDLLLSTSDKEDNGTRASNGSSTSTYNAPSDLISPSLISSQTPAETSLINTGGPTYSSQSNFSLDDLLGLGVTEAPAPPPPALTLNSKPVLDPGTFQRKWGQLALALSQECSLSPQGAASLMNPQSLIRHMQSNYIQCIASGGQPPNYKFFFYAQKDGATAFFLVECIVNTASAKAQLKIKADDGTAAEAFSTLFQSDLSKFGLS, encoded by the exons ATGGCTCCCACCGTCCCTTCGGCGGCGAAGTCCGTCTCTCCTTCACAACCCTCCGG GAAGAGCGAGGTGGCGGATCTGAAGCAGCAGCTGCGGCAGCTGGCCGGGAGCCGCGCTCCCGATGCGGACGACCAGCGCCGTGATGTCTTCAAGAGGGTGATCTCCTGCATGACGGCTGGCATCGACGTGTCGGCCGCCTTCGGGGAGAtggtgctctgctccgccacctccGACGTCGTAACCAAGAAGATGTGCTATCTCTACGTAGGCGCCCACGCGCGCGCGCACCCGGACCTAGCCCTCCTCACCATCAACTTCCTCCAGCGGGACTGCCGTGATCAGGACCCCACCATCCGCGGCCTCGCGCTCCGCAGCCTCTGCTCCCACCGTGTCCCCAACCTTGTCGAGTATCTCGTCACGCCACTCACGACCGGGCTGAAGGACCCCAGCGCCTACGTCCGGATGATCGCTGCTGTTGGCGCTGCCAAGTTGTATCACATATCTGCCACCGCCTGCATTGATGCTGATCTTCCTGCTTCGCTCAAGGCGCTCATGCTCTCCGATCCAGACGCACAG GTAGTTGCCAATTGCCTACATGCATTGCAGGAGATTTGGACCCTAGAAGCTGCTAACTCAGAGGCAGCAGCAAGAGAGATTGAGACATTGTATAGCAAGCCAGTGGTATTTTACCTGTTAAACAA GATCAAAGAATTCAGTGAATGGGCACAGTGCATTGTTCTTGAGTTGGCATCAAAGTTCCTTCCATCTGATAATAACGAAATATTTGACATAATGAATCTGTTGGAGGATAGACTTCACCATGCAAATGGAGCTGTTGTTTTGGCAACAATTAAAGTTTTTCTCCATTTGACAATGTCTATGACTGATGTTCATCAACAG GTTTACGAACGTATTAAAGCACCCTTGCTTACTCTGGTGGGTGCTGGCAGTCCTGAACAGTCATACTCTGTGCTATGCCATCTACATCTTCTGGTGATGCGTGCTCCAATGTTATTTTCCTCAGACTATAAAAGCTTCTACTGCCAATTTAGTGATCCTTCATATGTGAAGAAGTTGAAACTTGAGATGTTGACTGCTATAGCAAATGAAAACAACACATATGAGATTG TCACTGAACTGTGTGAATACGCTGGAAATGTTGATGTACCAATTGCAAGAGAGTCTATCCGGGCAGTTGGAAAAATAGCACTGCAGCAGTATGATGTTAATGCCATTGTGGACAGGCTTCTACAGTTTCTTGAAATGGATAAGGATTATGTGACTGCTGAAACTCTA GTCTTGGTGAAAGATCTTCTCAGAAAATATCCTCAATGGAGCCATGATTGTATAGCTGTTGTTGGAAATATCAGCAGCAAAAACATTCAGGAGCCAAAAGGAAAAGCAGCTCTCATATGGATGTTGGGAGAATATTCACAAGACATGCATGATGCTCCATACATCCTTGAAAGTCTTGTTGAAAACTGGGATGAAGAGCACTCTCCTGAG GTTCGCTTGCATCTCCTGACAGCAGTGATGAAATGTTTCTTTAAAAGACCTCCAGAGACACAAAAGGCACTAGGAGCTACATTAGCAGCTGGTCTATCTGACACTCACCAG GATGTTCATGACAGAGCGCTTTTCTACTATAGGCTTTTGCAATACAATCCTAATGTAGCAGAACGTGTAGTAAACCCTCCCAAACAAGCTGTCTCTGTATTTGCAGATACACAGAGCAGTGAAATCAAAGATCGGATATTTGATGAGTTCAACAGTCTATCAGTTGTATATCAGAAG CCATCGTACATGTTTACAGATAAGGAGCATCGTGGACCATTTGAGTACTCGGAGGATCTTACAAGCTTGACTGTTGGGGCAGATGATCCAGAAAATGTAATTTCTGCCCAAAGATATCAGGaaaatgataatgatcttttgcTAAGTACTTCAGATAAAGAAGACAATGGTACAAGAGCCAGCAATGGTTCTTCCACCTCTACATACAATGCTCCTTCCGATTTGATTAGCCCTTCTTTGATAAGCTCTCAAACACCAGCTGAAACTTCACTAATAAATACTGGTGGGCCGACATATTCCTCACAATCAAACTTCAGTCTCGATGACCTTCTTGGCCTTGGCGTTACTGAAGCTCCtgctccaccaccaccagcactGACCCTTAACTCGAAGCCTGTGCTAGATCCTGGTACGTTCCAGAGGAAATGGGGCCAGCTAGCATTGGCGCTGTCTCAG GAATGTTCTTTGAGTCCACAAGGAGCAGCATCATTGATGAATCCCCAATCACTCATCCGTCATATGCAAAGCAATTACATCCAATGCATTGCTTCAGGTGGTCAGCCTCCGAACTACAAGTTCTTTTTCTATGCTCAGAAAGATGGGGCTACTGCTTTCTTCCTTGTTGAATGTATTGTCAACACAGCATCAGCAAAGGCGCAGCTCAAAATTAAGGCTGATGATGGGACTGCTGCTGAGGCATTCTCAACTTTGTTTCAGTCAGACTTGTCCAAATTTGGGCTTTCTTGA